A genomic region of Blattabacterium cuenoti contains the following coding sequences:
- a CDS encoding deoxyhypusine synthase family protein — protein sequence MKDSITSFIEKYFLHFNALTLSEAAKAYKHHIKNNGKMMMTLAGAMSTAELGKILAEMIRKDKVHIISCTGANLEEDITNLIAHSHYKKISNYRDLTPDEEKNFLKKGFNRVTDTCIPEDKAFKLLQKHIFNIWKRAKEKSERYFPHEYIYQLLLENILEPYYDINSKDSWVLAAAKKNLPMVVPGWEDSTIGNIFASYCMKKLFPPVLVKNGIEYMMYLAKWYKKESVKSKIGFFQIGGGISGDFPICVVPMLSQDIGWNRTPFWAYFCQISDSTTSYGSYSGAIPNEKITWGKLDKDTPKFIIESDATIVAPLIFAYILNM from the coding sequence ATGAAAGATTCTATTACTTCATTCATTGAAAAATATTTTCTTCATTTTAATGCTCTAACTTTATCAGAAGCAGCTAAAGCTTATAAACATCACATTAAAAATAATGGAAAAATGATGATGACATTGGCAGGCGCCATGAGTACTGCAGAATTGGGAAAAATATTAGCGGAAATGATCCGAAAAGATAAAGTTCATATTATTTCTTGTACTGGTGCTAATTTAGAAGAAGATATAACGAATTTAATAGCTCATTCACATTATAAGAAAATTTCTAATTATAGAGATTTAACTCCTGATGAAGAAAAAAATTTTTTAAAAAAAGGATTTAACCGCGTTACAGATACTTGTATTCCAGAAGATAAAGCTTTTAAATTGCTACAAAAACATATTTTCAATATCTGGAAAAGAGCTAAGGAAAAATCTGAACGATATTTTCCACATGAATATATTTATCAATTATTATTAGAAAATATTTTAGAACCATATTATGATATCAATTCAAAAGATAGTTGGGTTTTGGCTGCTGCCAAAAAAAATTTACCCATGGTTGTTCCAGGTTGGGAAGACAGCACAATAGGAAATATCTTCGCTTCATATTGCATGAAAAAATTATTTCCACCAGTTCTTGTAAAAAATGGAATCGAATATATGATGTACTTAGCTAAATGGTATAAAAAAGAATCTGTAAAAAGTAAAATAGGATTTTTTCAGATAGGTGGAGGAATATCCGGTGACTTCCCTATTTGTGTAGTCCCCATGCTTTCCCAAGATATTGGATGGAACCGGACTCCTTTCTGGGCGTATTTTTGCCAAATTTCTGATTCTACTACTAGTTATGGATCCTATTCTGGAGCTATTCCTAATGAAAAAATAACTTGGGGGAAATTAGATAAGGACACTCCTAAGTTTATTATTGAGTCGGATGCTACTATTGTGGCACCATTAATTTTTGCTTATATATTAAATATGTAA
- the lpdA gene encoding dihydrolipoyl dehydrogenase, whose product MNNLYDLVVIGSGPGGYISAIRASQLGLQTAIIEKYEDLGGTCLNVGCIPSKSLLYSSKYFLLAKNHHHSHGIIYEKLSLDFEKMMKRKNEIVKKTNEGIKYLMKKNNIDLYKGIASFKKNNVISITDRKTLKNIQEIQFKYCIIATGSKPLSLPLSNFDIRKKIISSTEALSMDEIPKKLIIIGGGIIGLELASVYHRLGSKVTIIETMNRIIANMDRSLSQEIQKILEKSGIQIETSLLIQNIVPLDSKKISVYVKNKNNGKKMKYIGDYCLISIGRKPYTENLGLENIGIQKNQKGFILVNDFLQSSVENIYAIGDVIGGKMLAHKAEEEGLYVAEHLAGQKPNKINYNLVPSVLYTDPEVSSIGLTEQEIQEKGIEYNIGLFPMRILGISRASGSTEGFVKILSHQKTDEILGVHMMCDHASDMIMEAAVAMEFRASSEDIYRICHPHPTFSESFKEAALLSFENKAIHM is encoded by the coding sequence ATGAATAATTTATATGATCTTGTTGTTATAGGATCTGGTCCAGGAGGTTACATTTCCGCTATTCGTGCAAGTCAACTAGGACTTCAAACGGCTATTATAGAGAAATATGAAGATTTAGGCGGAACATGTTTAAATGTAGGTTGTATTCCTTCCAAATCTCTTTTATATTCTTCTAAATATTTTTTATTGGCCAAAAATCATCATCATTCCCATGGAATTATTTATGAGAAATTATCTTTAGATTTCGAAAAAATGATGAAAAGGAAAAATGAGATTGTGAAAAAAACAAATGAAGGAATAAAATATCTCATGAAAAAAAATAATATTGATTTATATAAAGGTATAGCTTCATTTAAAAAAAATAATGTGATTTCTATCACAGATAGAAAAACGTTAAAAAATATACAAGAAATACAATTTAAATATTGTATCATAGCTACAGGTTCTAAACCACTAAGTCTTCCATTATCAAATTTTGATATACGAAAAAAAATTATTTCCTCTACAGAGGCTCTTTCTATGGATGAAATTCCAAAAAAATTAATAATAATTGGAGGAGGAATAATCGGATTAGAATTAGCTTCTGTTTACCATAGGTTAGGAAGTAAAGTCACTATTATTGAAACCATGAATAGGATAATTGCAAATATGGATCGTTCTTTAAGTCAAGAGATTCAAAAAATATTAGAAAAATCTGGAATTCAAATAGAAACTTCCTTACTAATCCAGAATATAGTTCCATTAGATTCTAAGAAAATTTCAGTTTATGTGAAAAATAAAAATAATGGAAAAAAAATGAAATATATAGGGGATTATTGTCTCATATCAATTGGAAGAAAACCTTATACGGAAAATCTTGGATTAGAAAATATAGGAATTCAAAAAAATCAAAAAGGTTTCATTTTAGTTAATGATTTTTTACAAAGTTCTGTAGAAAATATCTATGCTATAGGAGATGTGATAGGCGGAAAAATGTTAGCACATAAAGCAGAGGAAGAAGGTTTATATGTAGCAGAACATCTAGCTGGACAAAAACCAAATAAAATAAACTATAATTTAGTCCCATCTGTCCTATATACTGATCCTGAAGTATCTAGTATTGGATTGACAGAACAAGAAATCCAAGAAAAAGGAATAGAATATAATATCGGTTTATTTCCTATGAGAATACTGGGAATATCTCGTGCTAGTGGATCTACAGAAGGTTTCGTAAAAATACTATCTCATCAAAAAACAGATGAAATATTAGGAGTTCATATGATGTGCGATCATGCTTCCGATATGATAATGGAAGCTGCTGTAGCTATGGAATTTCGTGCATCTTCAGAAGATATCTATAGAATTTGTCACCCACATCCTACTTTCAGCGAGTCTTTTAAAGAAGCTGCATTGTTGAGTTTTGAAAATAAAGCCATACATATGTAA
- the ung gene encoding uracil-DNA glycosylase: MKKEILIKKFLNINDDWFFFIKEEWDKPYFQKLLKFLRMEYKNYVCFPEKKNIFSSFNYCSFSKLKVVILGQDPYYKENQADGLSFSVPNGIAIPPSLKNIFIEVNNCFQKKSFPISGSLIFWANQGVLLLNSVLTVRKGLPGSHRNKGWEIFTDKIIQIISDEKKHIVFLLWGELAKKKASIINFNNHYILKTSHPSPISANFGFLGSKHFFKTNQFLKKIGKKPIMW, encoded by the coding sequence ATGAAAAAAGAAATATTAATAAAAAAATTTCTGAACATAAATGATGATTGGTTTTTTTTCATCAAAGAGGAATGGGATAAGCCTTATTTTCAAAAATTATTAAAATTCCTTAGGATGGAATATAAAAATTATGTTTGTTTTCCAGAAAAAAAGAATATTTTTTCTTCTTTCAATTATTGTTCTTTTTCCAAACTAAAAGTAGTTATTCTAGGGCAAGATCCTTATTATAAAGAAAATCAAGCTGATGGGTTATCCTTTTCTGTTCCGAATGGAATTGCGATTCCTCCTTCTTTAAAGAATATTTTTATAGAAGTGAATAATTGTTTTCAAAAAAAATCATTTCCTATTAGTGGTTCGTTAATTTTTTGGGCAAACCAAGGTGTTTTATTACTTAATTCTGTCTTAACGGTAAGGAAAGGACTTCCTGGATCTCATAGAAATAAAGGTTGGGAGATTTTTACGGATAAAATTATTCAAATAATTTCGGATGAAAAAAAGCATATTGTTTTTTTATTGTGGGGAGAGTTAGCCAAAAAAAAAGCTTCTATAATTAATTTTAATAATCATTATATATTAAAAACATCACATCCATCTCCTATTTCTGCAAATTTTGGTTTTTTAGGATCTAAACATTTTTTTAAAACTAATCAGTTTTTGAAAAAAATTGGAAAAAAACCTATAATGTGGTAA
- a CDS encoding fatty acid desaturase — translation MNPQYLEIKNAFKNWKNIAKLYYPNNWKAFIQILNTFLPFIFIWITIVCCIFNYSKCLTVLLSILNSFFLIRIFIIQHDCGHQSFTSSKKINNIIGFICSLFTLIPFKYWAKSHNYHHAHNSQLDFRDIGDITILTVREYQKLNFWKKIKYRMYRSFIVMFFLGPIYYIFIHNRLPLIHIKGWEKAKVNLWISNFCILFFYIFIGSFIGFFRLLLIQFPTIVFFSIVAIWVFYVQHQHNPNYKEWKTNWDYCLAAIKGSSFYKLPKIIHWFTGNIGYHHIHHLAPSIPFYYLPDCHNQNPIFDKYVTKMNFSGSLKCAKYKLWDEENKKMISFRSYEKRNINKKISEHK, via the coding sequence ATGAATCCTCAATATTTAGAAATTAAAAATGCATTTAAAAATTGGAAAAATATAGCAAAACTTTATTATCCAAATAATTGGAAAGCTTTTATTCAAATTTTAAATACTTTTCTTCCTTTTATTTTCATTTGGATAACAATAGTCTGTTGTATTTTCAATTATTCAAAGTGTCTAACAGTTTTATTATCTATATTAAATTCCTTTTTTTTAATTAGAATATTCATTATTCAACATGATTGTGGACATCAATCATTTACATCTTCAAAAAAAATTAATAATATCATAGGTTTTATTTGTAGCCTTTTTACTTTAATTCCGTTTAAATATTGGGCTAAATCACATAATTATCATCATGCACATAATTCTCAATTAGATTTTAGAGATATAGGTGATATAACTATTTTAACTGTTAGGGAATATCAAAAATTGAATTTTTGGAAAAAAATCAAGTATAGAATGTATCGATCCTTCATCGTCATGTTTTTTTTAGGACCTATCTATTATATTTTTATACACAATAGATTACCATTAATTCATATAAAAGGTTGGGAAAAAGCAAAAGTAAATCTTTGGATCAGCAATTTTTGTATTTTATTTTTTTATATTTTTATAGGGAGTTTTATTGGTTTTTTTAGATTATTACTTATTCAATTTCCAACTATTGTTTTTTTTTCTATTGTAGCTATATGGGTTTTTTATGTTCAACATCAACACAATCCTAATTATAAAGAATGGAAAACTAATTGGGATTACTGTCTAGCCGCTATAAAAGGTAGTTCTTTTTACAAATTACCTAAAATAATTCATTGGTTCACAGGAAATATTGGATACCATCACATCCATCATTTAGCTCCTAGTATTCCATTTTATTATTTACCTGACTGTCATAATCAAAATCCTATTTTCGATAAATATGTAACGAAAATGAACTTTTCAGGAAGTTTAAAATGCGCAAAATATAAACTTTGGGATGAAGAAAATAAAAAAATGATAAGTTTTAGATCTTATGAAAAAAGAAATATTAATAAAAAAATTTCTGAACATAAATGA
- a CDS encoding 4Fe-4S binding protein, which translates to MSIKITEECINCGACESECPNHAIYEGGQVWRMSDGTSLWKKKKSETFFIDPIYPQKPKKKDIYFIVAEKCTECVGFYNEPQCVTICPINCCVIDDSHAESKEDLLKKKNFLHDSF; encoded by the coding sequence ATGTCTATAAAAATAACGGAAGAATGTATAAATTGTGGAGCATGTGAATCTGAATGTCCTAATCATGCAATTTATGAAGGAGGACAAGTATGGAGAATGTCAGATGGAACTTCTTTGTGGAAGAAAAAAAAGTCAGAAACTTTTTTTATAGATCCAATATATCCTCAGAAACCAAAAAAGAAGGATATTTATTTTATAGTAGCAGAAAAATGTACAGAATGTGTAGGGTTTTACAATGAGCCACAATGTGTAACGATCTGTCCAATAAATTGTTGTGTTATCGATGATAGTCATGCAGAGTCTAAAGAAGATCTTCTTAAAAAGAAAAATTTTTTGCATGATTCTTTTTGA
- a CDS encoding acyl-CoA reductase, whose translation MNNLIQTFDNLGFFLREFKKFYAHEKYISGNMKKFFFPFQNLIKKIPIVNSWFRTEDLLITIEQWGNILTKEKLEYWLNKYPLIDKKNQIKTILVIMPGNIPIVGFHDFLCVLLSGHRILIKLSEEDNLLLPFLCRIITYINPLLEKKIKISKNFFKEEYDSVIASCSNNTARYFEYYFRKYPMILRRRRTSIAILQGNESKKDLISLNKDILTYSGRGCRNVGKLFIPKNYNLHLLLDQNLSSYIMKNYKYIDNYNYYLSIYTLNNIVIKRNPMMILIESKNYHSPISVVYYEFYSNLKKLKKLIHKNRKHLQCLVSRNICKNEVEFGKTQSPKLWDYSDNIDTIKFLIEKN comes from the coding sequence ATGAATAATCTGATTCAGACTTTTGACAATTTGGGTTTTTTCCTTAGAGAATTTAAGAAATTTTATGCACATGAAAAATATATTTCTGGAAATATGAAAAAATTTTTTTTTCCATTTCAGAATCTTATAAAAAAAATTCCCATTGTCAATAGCTGGTTTAGAACAGAAGATTTATTAATCACTATTGAACAATGGGGGAATATACTCACAAAAGAAAAACTAGAATATTGGTTAAATAAGTATCCTCTTATTGATAAAAAGAATCAAATAAAAACTATTTTAGTTATTATGCCGGGAAATATTCCTATAGTAGGATTTCATGATTTTTTATGTGTTCTTTTATCAGGACATCGCATTTTAATAAAATTGTCCGAAGAAGATAATTTGTTACTTCCTTTTTTATGCAGAATAATCACTTATATCAATCCTCTATTAGAAAAAAAAATAAAAATTTCTAAAAACTTTTTTAAAGAAGAATATGATTCTGTTATAGCCAGTTGTAGTAATAATACCGCTCGTTATTTTGAATACTACTTTAGAAAATATCCTATGATACTTCGAAGAAGACGAACTTCCATAGCTATTCTACAAGGAAATGAAAGTAAAAAAGATTTAATTTCTTTAAATAAAGATATTTTAACTTATTCTGGAAGAGGATGTAGAAATGTAGGTAAGTTATTCATTCCTAAAAATTATAATCTTCATCTTCTCTTAGATCAAAATTTATCTTCCTATATAATGAAAAATTATAAGTATATTGATAATTACAATTATTATCTTTCCATATACACTCTAAATAATATAGTCATTAAAAGAAATCCTATGATGATTCTAATAGAAAGCAAAAATTATCATAGTCCAATATCAGTGGTATATTATGAATTTTATTCCAATTTAAAAAAATTAAAAAAACTGATACACAAAAATAGAAAACATTTACAATGCTTAGTATCAAGAAATATTTGTAAAAACGAAGTTGAGTTTGGAAAAACTCAATCCCCTAAATTGTGGGATTATTCAGATAACATTGATACAATTAAGTTCCTTATAGAAAAAAATTAA
- the ribD gene encoding bifunctional diaminohydroxyphosphoribosylaminopyrimidine deaminase/5-amino-6-(5-phosphoribosylamino)uracil reductase RibD produces MNRKEIFMYRAIQLAKNGLGFTSPNPLVGCLIERNGLILSEGWHYKIGMDHAEVNAINRVENLSLLIDSTLYVTLEPCAHFGKTPPCVDLIIKSNIPRVVIGIQDPCNKVNGLGIQKLRENGIEVIENVLKDQCRILNKRFFTFYKKKRPYVILKWAQSNDGFMDSLKMDKKKPSWISGIYSRQLSHKWRSEEDSILVGRKTVFNDNPKLDVREWFGYDPIRIFMDRKLSISTSYFILDGTKKTIVFTEKKKENQKNTEFVQISFDKDIIKNILNYLYKKNILSLIVEGGKITLESFIKENIWDESRIFICNLFLQNGLMAPVIDGRVIKNMYIEEKDRLIIKIPF; encoded by the coding sequence ATGAACCGTAAAGAAATCTTTATGTATAGGGCTATTCAACTAGCAAAAAATGGATTAGGATTCACTTCTCCTAATCCACTGGTAGGATGTTTAATAGAAAGAAATGGTTTGATTTTATCAGAAGGATGGCACTATAAAATAGGAATGGATCATGCAGAGGTAAATGCTATCAATAGGGTTGAAAATCTATCTTTATTAATTGATTCGACCCTTTATGTAACGTTAGAACCATGTGCACATTTTGGAAAGACCCCTCCTTGTGTTGATTTGATCATTAAAAGTAATATACCTAGAGTGGTAATAGGAATACAAGATCCTTGTAATAAGGTTAACGGTTTGGGGATACAAAAATTGAGAGAAAATGGAATAGAAGTGATAGAAAATGTTTTAAAGGATCAGTGTCGCATTTTAAATAAACGTTTTTTTACTTTTTATAAAAAAAAGAGACCTTATGTTATATTAAAATGGGCACAAAGTAATGATGGTTTTATGGATTCATTGAAAATGGATAAAAAAAAACCTTCATGGATTAGTGGAATTTATTCTAGACAATTGAGTCATAAATGGAGATCTGAAGAAGATAGTATTTTAGTAGGAAGAAAAACCGTGTTTAATGATAATCCAAAATTAGATGTTAGAGAATGGTTCGGATATGATCCGATTAGAATTTTTATGGATAGAAAATTGAGTATATCTACTTCTTATTTTATTTTGGACGGGACGAAAAAAACAATTGTTTTTACTGAAAAGAAAAAAGAAAATCAGAAAAATACAGAATTTGTTCAGATTTCTTTTGATAAAGATATTATAAAAAATATCTTAAATTATCTATATAAGAAAAATATTTTATCTCTAATTGTAGAAGGAGGGAAAATTACCTTAGAGAGTTTTATCAAAGAAAATATTTGGGATGAATCCAGAATATTTATTTGTAATCTTTTTCTGCAAAATGGATTAATGGCCCCTGTAATAGATGGAAGAGTTATAAAAAATATGTATATAGAAGAAAAGGATAGACTTATTATTAAAATTCCATTTTAA
- a CDS encoding shikimate dehydrogenase family protein encodes MHLYSMTNSSCKKNYKRIFGLVGRGISYSFSKDYFMRKFKKEFIHEVTYEIFDIPKIEDILSIFKNPFLKGCNITIPYKKSIIPFLNKLMPEAKSIGSVNVVNINEKRHFIGYNTDVLGFEFSFKKDINKLSYKNPKALILGTGGVSRSISFVLKKMGIPYKYVSRMKNKDFLVYEEVNQYLLEDYKIIINCTPLGTFPNIHSCPPLPYQFISSQHYLYDLVYNPSKTLFLKKGEEKGSTIRNGLEMLRIQAEESWKIWNSLK; translated from the coding sequence ATGCATCTTTATTCTATGACAAATTCTAGCTGTAAAAAAAACTACAAACGCATTTTTGGATTGGTAGGAAGAGGAATCAGTTATTCTTTTTCAAAAGACTATTTCATGAGAAAATTTAAAAAAGAATTTATTCATGAAGTGACTTATGAAATATTTGATATTCCAAAAATAGAAGATATTTTATCCATTTTTAAAAATCCATTCTTGAAAGGATGCAATATTACTATTCCATATAAGAAGAGCATTATTCCATTTTTAAATAAACTTATGCCAGAAGCAAAATCTATTGGATCTGTTAATGTAGTAAATATCAATGAAAAAAGACATTTTATTGGTTATAATACAGATGTTTTAGGTTTTGAGTTTTCTTTCAAAAAGGACATAAATAAATTATCATATAAAAATCCAAAGGCTTTGATTCTTGGAACAGGTGGGGTATCTAGATCAATTTCCTTTGTTCTAAAAAAAATGGGAATTCCATACAAATATGTTTCTAGAATGAAAAATAAAGATTTTTTGGTTTATGAAGAAGTGAACCAATATCTTTTAGAAGATTATAAAATTATTATAAACTGCACTCCATTAGGGACTTTTCCAAATATACATTCATGTCCACCTTTACCTTATCAATTCATTTCTTCTCAACACTATCTATATGATTTGGTTTATAACCCATCTAAAACTTTGTTCTTAAAAAAAGGTGAAGAAAAAGGATCTACGATCAGAAATGGTTTAGAAATGTTGCGTATTCAAGCAGAAGAATCTTGGAAAATATGGAATTCATTAAAATAG
- the rpsU gene encoding 30S ribosomal protein S21 has translation MVLITTVREGESIDKALKKCKKKFDKTRILKEFREKQQYIKPSEGRRNEILRARYRERMRLKKEE, from the coding sequence ATGGTATTAATTACAACAGTTAGAGAGGGAGAATCTATTGATAAAGCCTTGAAGAAATGCAAGAAAAAATTTGATAAAACGCGTATTTTAAAGGAATTTAGAGAAAAACAACAATATATCAAACCTTCTGAAGGTAGAAGAAATGAAATTTTACGAGCTAGATATAGAGAACGTATGCGATTAAAGAAAGAGGAATAA
- the recG gene encoding ATP-dependent DNA helicase RecG gives MSHNVLEKSIEYLKGFSLKKTRLFNIELQIHTYEDLLFFYPRKYVHYFILNNISELTKKKNPTDNTLIQITGKITHLEEINYQNKKGKILVARLEDETGYVELVWFKTINFFRKIIKKNMTITVHGSVKYFQRKIQIIHPDIQKFQFSENNYSIYPIYSIPKKLRENGINNSFMIEILKNLIEESKNDIEEIFLQDIMKKELMQRKEALIQIHFPKSLEKLFQAKQRLKFEELFFLKLFLLSKKNINACYSSNSYPFLRLGKNFYNFYKYCLPFSLTEEQKRVFKEIRSDLKKPIQMNRLLQGDVGCGKTIIAVLSMLLALDNGFQSCLMVPTEVLAIQHYSSIKKMFSEIGIQIALLTSSTPIQMRKRIYHDVFIGKISILIGTHTLIQDTVHFKNLGLAIIDEQQRFGVEQRAKILEKNNKRPHILIMTATPIPRTLAMTLYNDLKISIIKELPMDRKPITTVHFRNKHRSKVLEIIRSQIQKGRQIYIIYPTIEKFKKNESKNLMKGYQFIKENFPKLEDRIGILHGRMNYQEKNIQMNRFLHGETKILVSTTVIEVGVDVPNASVILIENADCFGLSQLHQLRGRVGRGPHQSYCILMTNDKISVESHFRMKIMCETKDGLEIAKKDLKLRGSGDLIGTKQSGNAYFRIANLLEDYKLIKEVIPIAKKFFSKNPNFLLNHRTTQNHFYKYYKSFWGKIS, from the coding sequence ATGTCACATAATGTATTAGAAAAATCTATAGAATATTTAAAGGGATTCAGTTTAAAAAAAACACGTTTATTTAATATAGAATTACAAATTCATACATATGAAGATTTACTTTTTTTTTATCCTAGAAAATATGTCCATTATTTTATATTAAATAATATATCAGAATTAACAAAAAAAAAAAATCCGACCGACAATACACTTATACAAATAACAGGAAAAATTACCCATTTAGAAGAAATAAACTATCAAAATAAAAAAGGAAAAATATTAGTAGCACGTTTAGAAGATGAAACAGGATATGTAGAATTAGTCTGGTTCAAGACAATCAATTTTTTTAGAAAAATCATCAAAAAAAACATGACAATAACAGTGCACGGGAGTGTAAAATATTTTCAAAGAAAAATTCAAATCATTCATCCAGATATTCAAAAATTTCAATTTTCAGAAAACAATTACTCTATATATCCGATATATTCCATCCCTAAAAAACTTAGAGAAAATGGAATAAATAATTCTTTCATGATAGAAATTTTGAAGAATCTAATAGAAGAATCAAAAAATGATATAGAAGAAATATTTCTTCAGGATATTATGAAAAAAGAATTAATGCAAAGGAAAGAAGCATTAATTCAAATACATTTTCCAAAATCTTTAGAAAAATTATTTCAAGCAAAACAACGTTTAAAATTCGAAGAATTATTTTTTTTAAAATTATTCCTTTTATCCAAAAAAAACATAAATGCATGTTATTCATCCAACAGTTATCCATTTCTAAGATTAGGAAAAAATTTTTACAACTTCTACAAGTATTGTTTACCATTTTCTTTAACAGAGGAACAAAAAAGAGTATTCAAAGAAATACGTAGTGATTTAAAAAAACCTATCCAAATGAACCGATTATTACAAGGTGATGTAGGGTGTGGAAAAACCATAATAGCTGTGTTATCCATGCTTCTTGCTTTAGATAATGGGTTTCAATCTTGTTTAATGGTTCCTACTGAGGTTTTAGCAATACAACATTATTCTTCTATAAAGAAAATGTTTTCTGAAATTGGAATTCAAATAGCTTTATTAACTAGTTCCACCCCTATTCAAATGCGAAAACGTATATATCATGATGTTTTTATAGGAAAAATATCCATTCTTATAGGCACACACACTTTGATTCAAGATACAGTCCATTTTAAAAATCTCGGATTAGCTATAATTGATGAGCAACAGCGTTTTGGAGTGGAACAGAGAGCTAAGATTTTGGAGAAAAACAACAAACGACCTCACATATTAATTATGACGGCCACTCCCATTCCTAGAACTTTAGCCATGACCCTTTATAATGACTTAAAGATATCCATCATAAAGGAATTACCCATGGATAGAAAACCTATTACAACTGTTCACTTTCGCAATAAACATAGATCTAAAGTCCTTGAAATTATAAGAAGTCAGATTCAAAAAGGAAGACAAATATACATTATTTATCCTACTATAGAAAAATTCAAAAAAAATGAATCTAAAAATTTAATGAAAGGTTATCAATTTATAAAAGAAAACTTCCCAAAGTTAGAAGATCGAATTGGAATTCTACATGGTAGAATGAATTATCAAGAAAAAAATATTCAAATGAATCGATTTTTACATGGAGAAACTAAAATTCTTGTCTCTACTACTGTTATAGAAGTAGGAGTAGATGTTCCTAATGCTTCAGTTATTTTAATAGAAAATGCAGATTGCTTTGGTTTATCTCAATTGCATCAATTAAGAGGAAGGGTCGGTAGAGGTCCACATCAAAGTTATTGTATTCTTATGACTAATGATAAAATTAGTGTAGAAAGCCACTTTAGAATGAAAATTATGTGCGAAACTAAAGATGGTTTAGAAATAGCGAAAAAAGATCTTAAATTAAGAGGAAGTGGAGATTTAATAGGAACTAAACAAAGCGGAAATGCTTATTTTCGAATTGCAAATCTACTTGAAGATTACAAATTAATAAAAGAAGTCATTCCTATTGCTAAAAAATTTTTTAGTAAAAATCCTAATTTTCTATTAAATCATAGAACCACTCAAAATCATTTCTATAAATACTACAAATCTTTTTGGGGTAAAATAAGCTAA